The Streptomyces camelliae genome window below encodes:
- a CDS encoding class I SAM-dependent methyltransferase yields the protein MLDYDKEADAYDASRGGEARAHAAAAAVLDLIPERPGRLLDVACGTGIVTRRLAAGRPTLRVTGTDLTSAMVRRAGARLPGAVVRADSRQLPFGTGTFDAVTSVWLLHLLDDPEDVRAIIAECARVLRPGGVYVTTVDKAAAHDVGSDIDAVLAPRPRRPAQDAAATVTAHAARHGLEAAGGTEFHGVGQGRSPRATIADLRRGWFTLLPPGEPRTEEFATRLAALPDQDRPRPDPVFAVRAYRKPEQS from the coding sequence GTGCTCGATTACGACAAGGAAGCCGACGCCTACGACGCGTCCCGCGGCGGCGAGGCTCGCGCCCACGCCGCCGCAGCAGCGGTGCTCGACCTGATTCCCGAGAGGCCGGGCCGGCTCCTCGACGTGGCCTGCGGCACCGGCATCGTCACCCGCCGGCTGGCCGCCGGCCGCCCCACGCTGCGGGTGACCGGCACCGACCTCACCTCCGCCATGGTCCGCAGAGCGGGGGCGCGGCTGCCGGGCGCCGTCGTCCGGGCCGACAGCCGCCAACTCCCCTTCGGCACCGGCACCTTCGACGCGGTCACCAGTGTCTGGCTGCTCCATCTGCTGGACGATCCCGAGGACGTCCGCGCGATCATCGCCGAGTGCGCACGCGTGCTGCGGCCCGGCGGGGTCTATGTCACCACCGTCGACAAGGCCGCCGCGCACGACGTCGGCAGTGACATCGACGCCGTTCTCGCGCCCCGGCCGCGCCGTCCCGCCCAGGACGCCGCCGCCACCGTCACCGCGCACGCCGCCCGGCACGGGCTGGAGGCGGCCGGCGGCACCGAGTTCCACGGCGTCGGTCAGGGCCGCAGCCCGCGCGCCACCATCGCCGACCTGCGCCGCGGCTGGTTCACCCTGCTGCCGCCGGGCGAGCCCCGCACCGAGGAGTTCGCGACGCGCCTGGCCGCCCTCCCGGACCAGGACCGCCCCCGCCCGGACCCGGTGTTCGCGGTGCGGGCGTACCGGAAGCCGGAACAAAGCTGA
- a CDS encoding 4a-hydroxytetrahydrobiopterin dehydratase produces the protein MAVEPLSQKEIEDRLAELPGWSLDGDRLTRTYRLGSHIAAAAFVAHIAAVQDELDHHSDLTLGYNTVSLSVHTHSAGGAVTAKDFGLARRVEDIAPGHGAH, from the coding sequence ATGGCCGTAGAACCGCTGTCGCAGAAGGAGATCGAGGACCGGCTGGCGGAGCTGCCCGGCTGGTCGCTGGACGGCGACCGGCTCACCCGCACCTACCGGCTCGGCTCGCACATCGCGGCGGCGGCGTTCGTCGCGCACATCGCCGCCGTCCAGGACGAGCTGGACCACCACTCCGACCTCACCCTCGGCTACAACACCGTCTCCCTCAGCGTGCACACCCACAGCGCGGGCGGTGCCGTCACCGCGAAGGACTTCGGTCTCGCCCGCAGGGTGGAGGACATCGCCCCAGGTCACGGCGCACACTGA
- a CDS encoding cellulase family glycosylhydrolase, with protein sequence MRHPPRSVLLAAIGAVALIGSAVVPVVSAQGATPACTVEYSVTNQWAGGFQGSVTITNNQAALSSWQLGFDFADGQKVTQGWNATWSQSGTTVTAANESYNGSLGTGATVTAGFLASWSGKNSVPTTFKLNGTTCNVDTQPPTTPPPTSPPPSTGTAPALHVSGTKLVDTSGATHRLLGVNRSGGEFMCVQGYGIWDGPVDDAAIKAIADWKANAVRIPLNEECWLGLSNVKPEYAGANYIGAVKDLVTRVEAHGLTPILDLHWSYGQYTGNSAGCSDIHATCQKPMPDKQYSPSFWASVASTFKDDPAPVFDLFNEPYPDRATSSTADAWKCWRDGGTCPGISYEVAGMQNLVDSIRNTGSKNVIMVGGLAYANDLSQWTAYRPQDPAGNLAASYHGYNFNTCSSTSCWNSTLAPVAAQVPLIAGEIGENTCSHGFVDQVMKWFDDRDLSYLGWTWNTWDCSSGPSLISAYDGTPTAYGIGLRDHLRALNP encoded by the coding sequence ATGCGACACCCCCCGCGTTCAGTACTTTTAGCCGCCATCGGCGCGGTCGCGCTCATCGGGAGCGCCGTCGTCCCGGTGGTGTCGGCTCAGGGGGCCACGCCCGCGTGCACGGTGGAGTACTCCGTCACCAACCAGTGGGCAGGCGGCTTCCAGGGCTCCGTCACCATCACCAACAACCAAGCAGCACTGAGCAGTTGGCAGCTCGGCTTCGACTTCGCCGACGGCCAGAAAGTCACCCAGGGCTGGAACGCCACCTGGTCCCAGTCCGGCACCACCGTCACCGCGGCGAACGAGAGCTACAACGGCTCCCTCGGCACCGGCGCCACCGTCACCGCCGGCTTCCTCGCCTCCTGGTCGGGGAAGAACAGCGTGCCCACCACGTTCAAGCTCAACGGCACCACCTGCAACGTCGATACGCAGCCCCCCACGACACCACCGCCGACCTCGCCACCGCCCTCGACCGGCACCGCGCCCGCCCTGCATGTCTCCGGCACCAAACTCGTGGACACCTCCGGTGCGACCCACCGGCTCCTCGGCGTCAACCGCTCCGGCGGCGAGTTCATGTGCGTGCAGGGCTACGGCATCTGGGACGGGCCGGTGGACGACGCGGCGATCAAGGCGATCGCCGACTGGAAGGCCAACGCCGTCCGCATCCCCCTCAACGAGGAATGCTGGCTCGGCCTCTCCAACGTCAAACCCGAGTACGCCGGCGCCAACTACATAGGCGCCGTCAAGGACCTGGTCACCCGCGTCGAGGCACACGGCCTGACCCCGATCCTCGACCTGCACTGGTCCTACGGCCAGTACACCGGCAACTCCGCCGGCTGCTCCGACATCCACGCCACCTGCCAGAAACCCATGCCCGACAAGCAGTACAGCCCCTCGTTCTGGGCCTCGGTGGCGAGTACCTTCAAGGACGACCCGGCACCGGTGTTCGACCTGTTCAACGAGCCGTACCCGGACCGGGCGACCTCCAGCACGGCCGACGCCTGGAAGTGCTGGCGGGACGGCGGGACCTGCCCCGGGATCTCGTACGAGGTCGCCGGTATGCAGAATCTCGTCGACAGCATCCGGAACACCGGATCCAAGAACGTCATCATGGTCGGCGGTCTGGCGTATGCGAACGACCTCAGCCAGTGGACCGCATACAGACCACAGGATCCAGCAGGCAATCTCGCCGCCTCCTACCACGGCTACAACTTCAACACCTGCTCGTCGACGAGCTGCTGGAACTCCACGCTCGCCCCGGTCGCGGCACAGGTGCCGCTGATCGCCGGCGAGATCGGCGAGAACACCTGCTCGCACGGTTTCGTCGACCAAGTCATGAAGTGGTTCGACGACCGGGACCTGTCCTATCTGGGCTGGACCTGGAACACCTGGGACTGCTCCTCGGGGCCGTCCCTGATCTCCGCCTACGACGGCACACCCACCGCCTACGGCATCGGGCTGCGCGACCACCTGCGCGCCCTCAACCCGTAA
- a CDS encoding glycoside hydrolase family 6 protein, with the protein MSRTRTPLLAALALIAGASGTALTTTPASAAADAIPCTVAYTVQNQWDTGFTAAVTITNNAAATSSWSVKWSYAGNQQVTSGWNAQVSQSGSSVTAANESYNASLATGASVSFGFNASYSGTNALPTAFTLNGVTCNVDDGTGSGGGTGGGTGGGTGGGTGSKVDNPYAGAKVYVDPEWSAHAAAEPGGSRVSNQPTAVWLDRIATINGVNGGMGLRDHLNAALKQKGSGDLVVQLVIYDLPGRDCAALASNGELGPDDIAKYETNYIDPIASILADPAYASLRIATIIEPDSLPNLVTNSGGTNTSTPACETMKANGNYEKGVSYALQKLGAIPNVYNYVDAAHHGWLGWDTNLGPSVQEFYKVATTNGASVNDVAGFIVNTANYSALREPYVKITDTVNGTTVRQSKWIDWNQYVDEQSYAVAMRDKLVAAGFDPGIGMLIDTSRNGWGGSARPTGPGALTSVDTYVNGGRIDRRFNVGNWCNQSGAGLGERPTAAPAAGIDAYVWAKPPGESDGASTSIPNDEGKGFDQMCDPSYGGNARNDNNPSGALPNAPLAGHWFSAQFQQLMQNAYPPLP; encoded by the coding sequence ATGAGTCGTACCAGAACGCCGCTGCTCGCGGCCCTGGCGCTGATCGCCGGGGCATCCGGGACGGCGCTGACCACCACCCCGGCCTCCGCTGCGGCCGACGCCATCCCCTGCACCGTGGCCTACACGGTGCAGAATCAGTGGGACACCGGCTTCACCGCCGCCGTCACCATCACCAACAACGCGGCGGCGACGTCGAGTTGGTCGGTGAAGTGGTCGTACGCCGGCAACCAGCAGGTCACCAGCGGCTGGAACGCGCAAGTAAGCCAGAGCGGCAGCAGCGTCACCGCCGCCAACGAGAGCTACAACGCCTCCCTGGCGACCGGCGCCTCGGTCAGCTTCGGCTTCAACGCCTCCTACAGCGGCACCAACGCCCTGCCCACCGCCTTCACCCTCAACGGCGTGACCTGCAACGTCGACGACGGCACCGGCAGCGGAGGAGGCACGGGCGGCGGCACCGGCGGCGGCACGGGCGGCGGTACCGGCAGCAAGGTCGACAACCCCTACGCCGGTGCCAAGGTCTACGTGGACCCCGAGTGGTCCGCGCACGCGGCAGCCGAACCGGGCGGGAGCCGCGTTTCCAACCAGCCCACCGCCGTCTGGCTCGACCGCATCGCCACCATCAACGGCGTCAACGGCGGCATGGGCCTGCGCGACCACCTGAACGCGGCCCTGAAGCAGAAGGGCTCCGGCGACCTCGTCGTTCAACTGGTCATCTACGACCTGCCTGGCCGCGACTGCGCAGCCCTCGCTTCCAACGGCGAACTCGGCCCCGACGACATCGCCAAGTACGAGACGAACTACATCGACCCCATCGCCTCGATCCTTGCCGACCCGGCCTACGCGAGCCTCAGGATCGCCACCATCATCGAGCCCGACTCGCTGCCCAACCTGGTCACCAACTCCGGCGGCACCAACACCAGCACCCCCGCCTGCGAGACCATGAAGGCCAACGGCAACTACGAGAAGGGCGTCTCCTACGCCCTGCAGAAGCTCGGCGCCATCCCGAACGTCTACAACTACGTGGACGCCGCTCACCACGGCTGGCTCGGCTGGGACACCAACCTCGGCCCCTCCGTGCAGGAGTTCTACAAGGTTGCCACCACCAACGGCGCCAGCGTGAACGACGTCGCCGGGTTCATCGTCAACACGGCCAACTACAGCGCCCTCAGGGAGCCGTACGTCAAGATCACCGACACGGTGAACGGCACGACCGTGCGCCAGTCGAAGTGGATCGACTGGAACCAGTACGTGGACGAGCAGTCGTATGCCGTCGCCATGCGCGACAAGCTGGTCGCAGCCGGCTTCGACCCCGGCATCGGCATGCTGATCGACACCTCTCGCAACGGCTGGGGCGGCTCCGCCCGGCCCACCGGTCCCGGCGCGCTGACCTCCGTCGACACGTATGTCAACGGCGGCCGGATCGACCGACGCTTCAACGTGGGCAACTGGTGCAACCAGAGCGGCGCCGGCCTCGGCGAACGACCCACCGCCGCCCCGGCCGCCGGCATCGACGCCTACGTCTGGGCCAAGCCGCCGGGGGAGTCCGACGGGGCCAGCACGTCGATCCCCAACGACGAGGGCAAGGGCTTCGACCAGATGTGCGACCCGAGCTACGGCGGCAACGCCCGCAACGACAACAACCCCAGCGGCGCCCTGCCGAACGCGCCGCTGGCCGGGCACTGGTTCTCCGCCCAGTTCCAGCAGCTGATGCAGAACGCCTACCCGCCGCTGCCGTAA
- a CDS encoding cellulose binding domain-containing protein, giving the protein MRRFRVLAAVLTLAAGLLAGTPPALAAATAAPAPKVTVAADTYTWKNARIDGGGFVPGIIFNRSEKNLIYARTDIGGAYRWQQSTKTWTPLLDSVGWAEWGHTGVVSLASDSAAPDKVYAAVGTYTNSWDPTNGAVLRSADRGASWQKTDLPFKLGGNMPGRGMGERLAIDPNKESVLYLGAPSGKGLWRSTDSGVTWSQVTSFPNPGDYQQDPTDTTGYAGDNQGIVWVTFDESTGTSGSATKTIYVGVADKDNAVYRSTDAGATWSRLPGQPTGYLAHKGVLDAVNGFLYIAYSDKGGPYDGGKGRLWRYATATGTWTNISPVAESDTSYGFSGLTVDRMHPSTIMATAYSSWWPDTQIFRSTDRGATWTKAWDYTSYPNRSNRYTIDVSSSPWLTFGANPSPPEQTPKLGWMTESLEIDPFDSNRMMYGTGATLYGTENLTDWDSGGQFAVKPMVQGLEETSVNDLASPPSGGAQLFSALGDIGGFRHTDPTKVPSLMYTSPTFTTTTSLDFAETDPNTVVRVGNLDSGPHIAFSTDNGANWFAGTDPSGVSGGGTVAAASDGSRFVWSPAGTGVQYTTGFGSSWSASSGIPAGAIVESDRVDPKTFYGFKSGKFYVSSDGGATFTASAAAGLPSGDSVRFKALPGTKGDVWLAGGATDGAYGLWHSTDGGASFTRLSNVDQADTIGFGKAASGAAYQTLFTSAKIGGVRGIFRSTDEGATWTRINDDAHQWGWTGAAITGDPRVYGRVYVSTNGRGVVYGDTSDTSGGTGSGGGTTPPGSGACSVTYTVTSQWSGGFQADVRLTNTGSGPWNGWSLGWSFADGQRITQLWNADHTQSGSAVTAKNLSWNGTVAAGSSVDFGFTGSWSGTNSKPASFALNDQSCTVG; this is encoded by the coding sequence ATGCGCAGATTCCGCGTACTCGCGGCCGTGCTCACCCTCGCGGCCGGGCTGCTCGCGGGCACTCCCCCGGCACTGGCCGCGGCCACGGCCGCGCCGGCGCCGAAGGTGACCGTCGCCGCGGACACGTACACCTGGAAGAACGCCCGGATCGACGGCGGCGGTTTCGTCCCCGGGATCATTTTCAACCGCTCCGAGAAGAATCTGATCTACGCCCGCACCGACATCGGCGGCGCCTACCGCTGGCAGCAGTCGACGAAGACCTGGACCCCGCTGCTGGACTCCGTCGGCTGGGCCGAGTGGGGGCACACGGGCGTGGTCAGCCTCGCCTCCGACTCCGCCGCCCCGGACAAGGTGTACGCGGCGGTCGGCACGTACACCAACAGCTGGGATCCGACGAACGGCGCGGTGCTGCGCTCCGCGGACCGGGGCGCGAGCTGGCAGAAGACGGATCTGCCGTTCAAGCTGGGCGGCAACATGCCGGGCCGGGGCATGGGCGAGCGGCTCGCGATCGACCCGAACAAGGAAAGTGTGCTGTATCTGGGCGCGCCCAGCGGCAAGGGCCTGTGGCGGTCGACGGACTCCGGGGTGACCTGGTCGCAGGTGACGAGCTTCCCGAATCCCGGCGACTACCAGCAGGATCCGACCGACACGACCGGGTACGCCGGCGACAACCAGGGGATCGTGTGGGTCACCTTCGACGAGTCCACGGGGACGTCGGGGAGCGCGACGAAGACGATCTACGTGGGGGTCGCCGACAAGGACAACGCGGTGTACCGGTCGACGGACGCGGGCGCGACGTGGTCGCGGCTTCCGGGCCAGCCGACGGGGTATCTGGCGCACAAGGGTGTACTGGATGCGGTGAACGGCTTTCTGTATATCGCATACAGCGACAAGGGCGGTCCGTACGACGGCGGCAAGGGCCGGCTGTGGCGGTACGCGACCGCGACGGGCACGTGGACGAACATCAGCCCGGTGGCGGAGTCGGACACCTCTTACGGCTTCAGCGGGCTGACGGTCGACCGTATGCATCCGTCGACCATCATGGCTACGGCATACAGTTCCTGGTGGCCGGACACCCAGATCTTCCGCTCGACCGACCGCGGGGCCACCTGGACCAAGGCCTGGGACTACACGTCGTATCCCAACCGTTCGAACCGCTACACGATCGACGTGTCCTCCTCGCCCTGGCTGACGTTCGGCGCGAATCCGTCCCCGCCGGAGCAGACGCCGAAGCTGGGCTGGATGACGGAGTCGCTGGAGATCGACCCGTTCGACTCGAACCGGATGATGTACGGGACGGGTGCCACCCTGTACGGCACCGAGAACCTGACCGACTGGGACAGCGGCGGGCAGTTCGCGGTGAAGCCGATGGTGCAGGGTCTGGAGGAGACCTCGGTCAACGACCTGGCCTCACCGCCGTCCGGCGGCGCCCAGCTCTTCAGCGCCCTCGGTGACATCGGCGGCTTCCGGCACACGGATCCGACGAAGGTGCCGTCGCTGATGTACACGTCCCCGACGTTCACGACCACCACGAGCCTGGACTTCGCCGAGACCGACCCGAACACCGTGGTCCGGGTGGGCAATCTGGACTCCGGTCCGCACATCGCGTTCTCGACGGACAACGGCGCCAACTGGTTCGCGGGCACGGACCCGTCAGGGGTGAGCGGTGGCGGCACGGTGGCGGCGGCCTCCGACGGAAGCCGCTTCGTGTGGAGCCCGGCCGGCACGGGCGTGCAGTACACGACGGGCTTCGGATCCTCCTGGTCGGCGTCGAGCGGCATCCCGGCCGGCGCGATCGTCGAGTCGGACCGGGTCGACCCCAAGACCTTCTACGGCTTCAAGTCCGGGAAGTTCTACGTCAGTTCGGACGGCGGCGCCACGTTCACCGCGTCCGCGGCGGCCGGCCTGCCGAGCGGTGACAGCGTCCGCTTCAAGGCGCTGCCCGGCACCAAGGGCGACGTATGGCTGGCGGGCGGTGCGACGGACGGCGCGTACGGCCTGTGGCACTCCACGGACGGCGGCGCGAGCTTCACCAGGCTGTCGAACGTCGACCAGGCCGACACGATCGGCTTCGGCAAGGCGGCGAGCGGAGCCGCGTACCAGACGCTCTTCACCAGCGCGAAGATCGGCGGCGTGCGGGGCATCTTCCGTTCGACCGACGAGGGCGCGACCTGGACGCGCATCAACGACGATGCCCACCAGTGGGGTTGGACCGGAGCGGCGATCACCGGCGACCCGAGGGTGTACGGCCGCGTGTACGTCTCCACCAACGGCCGGGGGGTCGTCTACGGCGACACGTCCGACACGAGCGGCGGCACGGGCTCGGGCGGGGGTACGACTCCCCCGGGGTCCGGCGCCTGCTCGGTGACGTACACGGTGACCAGCCAGTGGTCCGGTGGCTTCCAGGCGGATGTGCGGCTGACGAACACGGGCTCAGGTCCGTGGAACGGCTGGTCGCTCGGCTGGTCCTTCGCCGACGGACAGAGGATCACGCAACTGTGGAACGCCGACCACACCCAGTCGGGTTCGGCGGTGACCGCGAAGAATCTGAGCTGGAACGGGACGGTGGCGGCGGGCTCGTCCGTGGACTTCGGGTTCACGGGCAGCTGGTCGGGCACCAACTCCAAGCCGGCCTCCTTCGCCCTGAACGATCAGAGCTGCACGGTCGGTTGA
- a CDS encoding glycoside hydrolase family 48 protein, whose amino-acid sequence MDPGRRRRAARRWCTAMAAAFALPLSMLAAGATTAHAASVQCSVDYTTNDWGSGFTAGLTITNRGTDAVNGWTLSYAYSGNQKLTNGWNGTWSQSGQTVTVQNASYNGTIAAGTAVTTGAQFTYSGTNTAPASFSVNGTTCAGAHQPPVTVLTSPSAGAVYTQGDAIPLAATAAAADNATISKVEFYDDTTLLGTATSAPYSLSVSSLTVGSHSLVAKAYDSTGASAESTPVGVTVVSGPAVVASPAQLGVQQGKSGTFGVKLSTQPSANVTVSVARTAGNTGLSVSGGSSLTFTPSNWNTAQTVTVSADSSGTGAATFTASAAGHSKATVTVTELAATKAYDQRFLDLYGKITDPANGYFSPQGIPYHSVETLIVEAPDYGHETTSEAYSYLLWLQAMYGKVTGDWSKFNGAWALMEKYMIPTHADQPTNSFYNASKPATYAPEEDTPDQYPAKLDTSVSVGSDPIAGELKTAYGTDDVYGMHWIEDVDNVYGYGDTPGGTCEGGPTASGPSYLNTFQRGPQESVWETVPQPTCDAFKYGGKNGYLDLFTGDNSYAKQWKYTDAPDADARAVQAAYWADVWAKQQGKGSDVSATVAKAAKMGDYLRYAMYDKYFKKIGNCVGPSTCAAGTGKDASHYLLSWYYAWGGATDTNSGWAWRIGSSHVHGGYQNPLAAYALSSYPDLEPKSATGTSDWGKSLQRQLEFYQWLQSSEGAIAGGATNSWQGRYATPPAGTPTFYGMYYDWEPVYHDPPSNQWFGFQAWSMERVAEYYQQTGNTTAKAVLDKWVKWALSQTTINPDGTYKIPSTLQWSGQPDTWNPSSPGSNSGLHVTVADYTNDVGVAAAYAKTLTYYGAKSGDATAKSTAKALLDGMWNNYQDSLGIAVPETRSDYSRFGDSVYVPSGWSGTMPNGDAINSSATFTSLRSFYKNDPAWSKIEAYLKGGAAPVFTYHRFWAQADVALAMGSYAELLE is encoded by the coding sequence ATGGATCCCGGACGCAGACGCAGAGCCGCGCGGCGGTGGTGCACCGCCATGGCGGCCGCGTTCGCCCTGCCTCTGTCGATGCTCGCCGCCGGTGCGACGACCGCGCACGCGGCGTCCGTGCAGTGCAGCGTCGACTACACGACCAACGACTGGGGTTCCGGCTTCACCGCCGGACTCACCATCACCAACCGCGGCACGGATGCCGTCAACGGCTGGACGCTGTCGTACGCCTACTCCGGCAATCAGAAGCTGACCAACGGCTGGAACGGCACCTGGTCCCAGTCCGGCCAGACGGTCACCGTGCAGAACGCCTCGTACAACGGCACCATCGCCGCGGGCACGGCCGTCACCACCGGTGCGCAGTTCACCTACAGCGGCACCAACACGGCTCCGGCCTCGTTCTCGGTCAACGGCACGACCTGCGCCGGCGCGCACCAGCCGCCGGTCACCGTGCTGACCAGCCCGAGTGCGGGTGCGGTGTACACGCAAGGGGACGCGATCCCGCTCGCCGCGACGGCCGCCGCCGCGGACAACGCGACGATCAGCAAGGTGGAGTTCTACGACGACACCACGCTGCTGGGGACGGCGACGAGCGCGCCGTACTCGCTCTCCGTCTCCAGTTTGACCGTGGGCAGTCATTCGCTGGTGGCGAAGGCGTACGACAGCACGGGCGCGTCGGCCGAGTCCACGCCGGTGGGCGTCACGGTCGTCTCGGGCCCGGCGGTGGTGGCCTCGCCAGCTCAACTCGGTGTCCAGCAGGGCAAGTCGGGGACGTTCGGGGTGAAGCTGTCGACGCAGCCGAGCGCGAACGTGACGGTGAGCGTGGCGCGCACGGCCGGCAACACGGGCCTGTCCGTGTCCGGCGGCTCCTCCCTGACCTTCACTCCGTCGAACTGGAACACCGCGCAGACGGTCACCGTCTCGGCGGACTCCTCCGGCACCGGTGCGGCGACCTTCACCGCCTCGGCCGCGGGCCATTCCAAGGCGACGGTCACCGTGACGGAGCTGGCGGCGACGAAGGCGTACGACCAGCGGTTCCTGGATCTGTACGGGAAGATCACGGACCCGGCGAACGGTTACTTCTCCCCTCAGGGCATCCCCTACCACTCGGTGGAGACCCTGATCGTGGAGGCCCCGGACTACGGCCACGAGACCACGTCGGAGGCCTACAGCTACCTTCTCTGGCTGCAGGCGATGTACGGCAAGGTCACCGGTGACTGGTCGAAGTTCAACGGCGCGTGGGCGCTGATGGAGAAGTACATGATCCCCACGCACGCCGACCAGCCGACGAACTCCTTCTACAACGCCTCCAAGCCGGCGACGTACGCGCCCGAGGAGGACACCCCGGACCAGTACCCGGCGAAGCTGGACACGTCGGTGTCCGTGGGATCGGATCCCATAGCCGGTGAACTGAAGACTGCATACGGTACGGACGACGTATACGGCATGCACTGGATCGAGGACGTCGACAACGTCTACGGCTACGGCGACACGCCGGGCGGCACCTGCGAGGGCGGCCCGACGGCGAGCGGACCGTCGTACCTGAACACCTTCCAGCGCGGGCCGCAGGAGTCCGTCTGGGAGACGGTCCCGCAGCCGACGTGCGACGCCTTCAAGTACGGCGGCAAGAACGGCTACCTGGACCTGTTCACGGGTGACAACTCCTACGCCAAGCAGTGGAAGTACACCGACGCCCCGGACGCGGACGCCCGTGCGGTGCAGGCGGCGTACTGGGCGGACGTGTGGGCGAAGCAGCAGGGCAAGGGCAGCGATGTGTCCGCCACGGTCGCCAAGGCCGCGAAGATGGGCGACTACCTGCGGTACGCGATGTACGACAAGTACTTCAAGAAGATCGGCAACTGTGTGGGCCCGTCGACCTGTGCGGCCGGCACCGGCAAGGACGCCTCGCACTATCTGCTGTCCTGGTACTACGCCTGGGGCGGCGCCACCGACACCAACTCGGGCTGGGCCTGGCGGATCGGCTCCAGCCATGTGCACGGCGGCTACCAGAACCCCCTGGCCGCCTACGCGCTGAGCAGCTACCCGGACCTGGAGCCCAAGTCGGCGACCGGCACCTCGGACTGGGGCAAGTCGCTGCAGCGGCAGCTGGAGTTCTACCAGTGGCTGCAGTCCTCCGAAGGCGCGATCGCGGGCGGGGCGACCAACAGCTGGCAGGGCCGGTACGCCACCCCGCCGGCCGGCACACCGACGTTCTACGGCATGTACTACGACTGGGAGCCGGTCTATCACGACCCGCCGTCCAACCAGTGGTTCGGCTTCCAGGCGTGGTCGATGGAGCGGGTCGCCGAGTACTACCAGCAGACGGGGAACACGACCGCCAAGGCGGTCCTCGACAAGTGGGTCAAGTGGGCGCTGTCGCAGACCACGATCAACCCGGACGGCACCTACAAGATCCCCTCGACCCTCCAGTGGTCCGGTCAGCCGGACACCTGGAACCCGTCGAGTCCCGGCTCCAACAGCGGACTTCACGTGACGGTCGCCGACTACACCAACGACGTCGGTGTGGCGGCCGCGTATGCGAAGACGCTGACGTACTACGGTGCCAAGTCCGGTGACGCGACGGCGAAGTCGACGGCGAAGGCGCTGCTGGACGGCATGTGGAACAACTACCAGGACAGCCTGGGCATCGCCGTCCCCGAGACCCGCAGCGACTACAGCCGGTTCGGCGACAGCGTGTACGTGCCGAGCGGCTGGAGCGGCACCATGCCGAACGGCGACGCGATCAACTCCTCGGCCACCTTCACCTCGCTCAGGTCCTTCTACAAGAACGACCCGGCCTGGTCGAAGATCGAGGCCTACCTCAAGGGCGGTGCCGCGCCCGTCTTCACGTACCACCGGTTCTGGGCCCAGGCGGACGTCGCCCTGGCCATGGGCTCGTACGCGGAGCTCCTCGAATAG